In Alnus glutinosa chromosome 7, dhAlnGlut1.1, whole genome shotgun sequence, the sequence CTTCGAATGTGAAGGGAGAAAATGAGCTTTCTCCCTtaacattttatgttttaagagtCTACTGATGCGTGTTAAAATTTAAGTTCGTTCGAGTGAACTTAATTTTGATCGAATGAGACGCGGCAACGTGCATTAAATTGCATGTCAAATCTCACATACTCGCATGTGGTTCCCATTTCATTCAAATGAACAGTACTTCAATCGAATGAACCTCACAGATTCAATAATTCAGCCATCTGATCTCACTTACCCCACTCGTGTGATACTACCATATGGAGATTCCATTTTGTTCACACAAACACCAAGTTCAATCGAACGAAGTAATTCAAACCCGTTTAATACGGGTCAATTTTCACTACCCCTGTGCGTCGTTCTACCATGTGGAGATCCGATTTCGATTGAAGGAAGTTGCCtagaattgtttttattaattaaaatgaataaccaTTGTTGATTATCCTAATGATCGAACGCCTACAAGCCATTTCCGCTTTATCTATTTACACCAtaaattctctttatttttatcctactaTATATtctctatattttatttatttttgtattttcctCAAGTTGGGTGTCACATCCTCCCCttcttataaaattttatttctagaAATTTATAATACATTCATTATTAAGCATTAATAGTGGTTACCTGCGTCCACTAGATCTAAAAATACATACAAGTCAAAGGGGAATATGTCATGATCCGTCTTCTCTTGTGGAATATCATCCCAGTTGCCATATGTAACACCCAGGAAGTGAAAGTACATATTACATATTAAGGTAATGGAGAAATGTATAAAATACCCACTAAGGTTAAAATAAGATAGAGTGTGgaagaaaaatgtgttttggaaGCGAAAACGATGGTTTCATGCACTCACCAAGCTTGGCTCAGTGACCATAGCGAGTGCGTAGAAAATAGCTTTCTAGATTAGGGTCTTATGCGCGTTTTTCCCAAATCACTACCATGTGCGATCAATTAAGAACGAAAGGACTTGGGAGAGATAGGgcaaaacaaatagaaaaatgaaGCCAAAATGACAAGTTAAGGATTTTCTACAGAAGGCAGGGTTGACCGAGAAGTAAGCCCAATCGATCGAGAAGTCTGATCGACCGAGATTTTGGACTTATGATAGGACACATGGCAGGCTCTGGATTTTGATAGGGAAATTTGGGTGCTCAGTCACCAGAGCCTCCGCAACACCGTTGTGTTAAACCGACCTGTCTCTGATTTGACCTAATATGACTAAATGCGAGTCATGATGGCTTGGTCGACCTAGCCACAACCCCGATCGACTGAGACCAGACCTTGGTTGACGGAGCACTATAGCATCaataagaaattttataaatagaggcccaaaCGTTCATAACTTCTCACCAAACTTCTCCTTCTTGAGCGTAAGTGAGGCTGTGAGGAGAGTTTGTTGAGTAGCGAGCCTTACAAAAGTGAAAACTTAATGTACAAAGCGAGGAAGTGCTCGTGTGACAATATTTCGAGACGTATATCTCACGAGCTCTCTTTGTTCATTCTTAATAATCATTAAGGTGTCGTAAAAATGCCCATGTAGACTTACACGCggttatatataaataaatatactggTAATATTGTGATAACCACGAAAGTAATTGTACTATTGTCTTGAGTTGTGGAAAATTATACATAACCTCAAAATTCGGACATGGAAACACTCATTCACATCACCCCAATGTCATCTGAGGTTGGAGCTTTTGAAACAGGTTGAGCATTGACCACCTTACAGTTATAGCTTCTTGGCCTATCTTCGGGAACTTCACTTACAATGTACCGTAGGATCATGACCCTTTTTCGCGGATTCTTCCTAAGAACCATTGTCGCCCTTATAGGAATCCCCCTCGAGCTCACTTACATCAACCACTTGGCATCCCTCACTCACCTTTGGCGGCGCGTACCTTCTAAAGACCAGTAGAGGGAGGCCCAACGACTTGGCCCAATACCCCTTCTTGACAGACGAAAACATTGATGAGGGATTGAGCTTCATCTTCATTCTCTTACTTGGAAGCCCAACTTAGCCAACTGAACCCCCCGGACGACGGACTTGGGATCATCCAGACGCCACCCTTTCTCTTATGCACTGGCAATTCATTCGGCATCCACCTAGGTACTCGACATATCCATTCAAGTTGAGGAAGTTGTGGAAGAGTCTTTTTTTGGTTCGCCCGAACGCTTCCTATTCAAAGAACCATTGTTGTCCTTCCTTGAGGACCCCACCTCCGACAGAGCAGCTAGAGCTATTGAAGCAATTTTTGCAGTTTTGGCCATACAACATGTGAGTAATTGTGGTTTGCTTGTTCCCTATATAACTGAAGTGGAAGCCGTATAATTTATTGTGTGCTTTCCTAAATGATAGTATAGAACAAGGGCATTAGGGCACAGTAAGGTTGCTTGCTTAAACATCAAATCAGCTGATGCaagacaatttcttttttcccgAATCTTTTTCACACTGGATTTTACATGGATAAATGAAACAATTCATGGGTTTATATTActtgaaaaggaaaagatttgTGGAGATTTCCTCAAATATCTTCAACTTAAAATACATTAGTTGTATCCTATATTTAACTTTGTTTTCATGCCTTTGACTCCAAAGAAAATGCCAATTTGAGGGACTTTGTCAAACTCTTTTGGCTTTGGAGGAACAAATGCATCCCTGCTCTTCGAGAAATGCTACAtactcaatttattttttactagaCTGATGTGGCAATGCTCATCCTCTCTCAGAccaacatttattaaaaaataaaataaatccaaaGGCTGATAGACAATGTCATATCAGcccaataaaataagaataagacGAGagttaatatttaaaattactcctGCTATTCACATCTGGCATAGAACAACTCGATTGATTACATTTTATTGCTTTGGACTTCTGAAGATTTGAATCAAGGGTGTTTCTCACCAAATACCAAGTGCATCCACCACTTTCAAAGCCACAGCTTACAGAAATGACCCTAGTGTCGttatggcctttttttttttttttttcctccattttcttGTGTCTCCAATATTGTTGCCGTGTCCTTTTACTATGTTTTAGAGGGGGTCAtgtttttaggaattttgacatgTTACCCTACCCCGACCCGCTAAAAAGTGTTTCAGTAATCTCAAACATCAATTTCAGTGATAATCAgttaattgaaaagaaaataatccctttttgacataattttcttaatcatttaatatttttaccttattaatattttttgcatGCATTGGATTTAGAATCGATTATATCCATATGGAACTGGCTGCACACAGTCCCATCAATAcaactctgtgtgtgtgtgtgtgtgtgtgtgtgtgtgagagagagagagagagagagagagagaaactggAATCAAAATTTCAGTATGTAACTAATTTCGTTGGTTGCTGTTCTGTATTGCAAAATTACAAGAACGTGACCCGAGAACTTGGAATAAAATTGCAGTATGTAGTTTTTTCTTGTCAGTTTTGCACTAGGAAAAAATATAACGTACCCCAAAAACCTTTGAACTTTCCCCACGAGGAATCTTCAACTTGTTGTCAGCTTGCCTTAACTATATATGTCGATCTTTCTCCCAGTAATCACGTTAGAAAAATGTTTGATGTATGACGGGTTACATAtatttctgttttccttttgtAGGAGGATCCAATGAATATGCATAAAGAACAAATCTGAGTGCTGACATCCCTCGAGAGGCTTAGTTGGAACTGTGAAATGAAAAAATATCCCTCTACCTCCAAAATTTTTCACTCCAGAAGAAATTGTTGGAAAATGAATGCCGCTTTAAATGGTAAGAAGGAAGCAGTGTATTATCTGCAGACCCAATTCTAATCATTTGGGTCCATTTCCTCATCCTGATCCCAGACCAGAGTCACGTTAGTTTTACCACCACTGTCCAAAGATTCTGGTAGTTGTACTATATCATTTTCATATTCCTGGAATTCATTTTCATCCACTTTACCCCCTTCTTCTCCAGTTGACTCGAAGGCAACAGCTTTTTCACCATGTTGCATCCACTCAGGGCACTCATCTTCCCCTCCATATACGGTACGGCCATCGTTGCCTTTTACCTGAGTAGGAGGCTCAGCAGAAGATACTCTACAAGAGCATTCAGGGAGTGGGTGTGAAAGGAATGAAGATGGTTTAGAAAAGAGGGACTGCCGTATGAGGCCTTCCTCTCCCAAGCTTTTGTTAAGATGTTCCTGCACTAAGAGTGTCCAATTATGCTTGGGATGGAACATATTGTCACGGGTAATGTTGGAAAGTTCTGCAAGAATTTTCCTGTTTGAAAAAACCAGATAGTGTCAGAAAATAAATATCGATAAAAGCATGCACAAATTTAAGCACTTTTCTGGTAGTGAAATATACAAGTCATTAAAAGAAAGATACGAAAGCAATAGCAAAAATGGTTTACTCAAAAGTAGTAACTAAAGATTGGTCAAAGGGAAACACAACTCTTTCATATTTATAGAAAGTTTAGGTTAAAAATGCTAAGCCTTTTCTTTGAGAAGGCAGATACCTAATACTTCTgctcagacaaaaaaaaaaaatgatagcaaTACTATCTCCATTCCAATCTGAAGAGAAAAATCGATTAACAGAGAAGTCCAACAGATGGAGAGCCAAACACTTAGTATCATGATTGGATAAAATAGTAAGCGCAGATAGCCATGAAATTTGATGCcaacaaaaaattcaatgtCCATGTCTATGTGCGCACACAAATGTAGATGTGGATACAGTACAAATGCTACAAATAGAAGCACAAGCTTTGGCAATAACTTTATTATCacataataaaaacatattgtAAAAGAGGTTCCATATATGCaaacagaaaaacacaattGCCGTTTTTTCTTGTTAAAATTGGTGGCCCCAAAGcattgaagaccaagaaaaagcAACCTATAGAGTATTTCATTGTCCCTTAAATTTTAAACAAGTCAATTTTGTTTCATTAGCTTgggcttattttttttttcttttcagatgCTATTTAGAATACACTATTGACTATTTTAGTTCCCACGGAACATCTTTAACCACTTCATGATATTACTTGCATGCACATCTTACCTGTCTGGTCTGTATGTTCTAGAAGAAGCAGTCTCGTACAAACGCTGTCCCATGACCAAGTTTGAGAAATCTGGCCATCCACTGCCATCATTGTTAAAACCGGAAAAGAATGCATCTGCTTCCACAGAGACAATATAATCTAGAGCATCCCATAGTAACCTGTGTGCTTGCATCCTCAAATCCAGGGGTGAAGGGTCTGGTTCTGTGTCAGTCTCTGTAATCCAACCATACCAGCCTTCTTTTTCATGTCGATAGATAGGTCTATCAGGAGGTGGAGGAAGAGGCCGAGGCCGAGGACCAGCTTTTTTCCATTCTTCTTTAAGTTGTTCATCTCTTTTGGCAGGAGGCATTTGGAAAAGATCTAGAGGAAGTGGTGTTTCAGGTCCAACCAAGTCGGAAAACTCTTTGTTGCTGCACAGGGAAGTGCGATCCACCAAGTTGGCAAACATGCCACGCAGAGGGATCAGAACACGCTGACCACCAAAAGTTTCAGAACCTGCTAGGTATATTATTGTCTTAGGAGGATAGCCCATTGCTCGAAGGAGAACTCCAACCTGCAAAGGTTTTGTCAACAACAAATTAATGCACTTCAAACTAACCGTGCTAAAATTGTGATCAGCATAGAAAAGAGGCATGTTTTCAATAACATTGGGAGAATTGTTCCACAAATACTCCATTATTTTCACAAAAGTGAATACCAATGAAAAGCCACAATGTATGCATAATAAAGATTTGTTGTACCACACCAATAGGCATAACCCAGGCCAACCCAATAGGGCTGAAGAAGGCATTTCATAGGGCACTAGCCATCTCACAATTTAGTAAAAGGTGGTCCACAAACTCCCCACTCTTCTCATATAgcaccaatcaaccacaatgacatgccacTTTCTAAGATTATCCATGGTTAAAATCTTCTCTAAGGCAGCCAACTAAGCAAAGAAtgccactttcaagggaaccttaTTCCGCCAAATACTCCAAGGGAAAGGAGTGCTAGCATGGGGAACAAGGAAATTGTAGTTAAGAGTGATGAAGGTGGCATTGAAGCTTCTTTCGAACAAACCTCTAGCGTGAAAACGGAAAACACTCATGATATCTACTTTAAGAAGATCCCAATAAGTTTGGAAGAACGTCATAGTAAAATCGCCAGGGCCTGGCGCCTTATAACCATTCAAGGCTTTCACCACCTCAAATACCTCATCTTCCTCAAAAGGTCTCTCCAACCACATGGCCTCATCCTCCCCAATGGAAACAAAAGAAAGGCCAACCAACCTAGGCCTCCAATTGTGTCCTCGATGAACAAGCTATCATAGAACTACAATGTGATTACTTATCTCATATTGATCTGAAGAGACTGTACCATTTACCTCCAATTGATCAATAGGGTTATTCCTCCTTCGAGCTGTCCACTCGATGGAAGGACTTTGTGCACTGTCTCCCTCTCTTACAGACAACACCCTCGATTTCTGCCTCCACCCACCTCCCCCAAAAGAGGATTCCTCTCCAAATCATTAATCCATGTAAACTTCCTCATTTTCTCCTTCCTCGCTTGGACCTCTCCCTTCTTCCAAGCCCTCAAGAACCCGTAAATCCTCCATAAGaagctttttctctctctacatTACCAAACACTTCCTCATTCCAGGCATTTAAGTAAACTTTCAAAGCCTTAAATTTGCGGGCTAAAATATAAATCAGAGAACCTTGAAAATGATAGGAAGTCCACCACTGTTTCACCCTAACTACGAAACCCTCTAATTTTaaccacatgttctcaaacttgGAATATCTTCTACCTCCATGAAGACCTCCGCAATCAAGGAGGATGGAGAAATAATTTGAACGCTGTCTTGGTAACCTCTTCTGGGCCAAGTAGGGAAACCGGGATCTAACTCGGGggaaacaagaaatctatcaattctagaccaagGGATTTGACCACGTAAAAGAACCTCCTACCAGAGGAATATCTATAAGCTCCTGCTCAAAAATGAAGTCTAAAAGCTCCATAGCTGGACTAAAGCCGGCATCACCTGATCTCTTAATAGGAAAGCGAGAAAGAAATGTTgaagtccccccccccccccaccccccccccccccaaaaaaaaaaaaaaacacctggACAAGTTTCACCAATTAATAAAACCAACCAATTTATCCCAAAAAAGCCTTCTATTACTATCATTATTAGGGCCATAAACACTCGGGAAAGCCCAAGAAAATTAATCATCGACGTTTCTGAAAGAACAACCAAGAACTTCCCCACACACTCTTCGCCGTATTCCACCACCCTCCAATCCCACATGATCAAAATACCTCTGGAAGCCCCCTTTGAGCTCAAACAACACCGATATACATTAATGCAACCCCATATAATACTACACGGCATAAACTCCAATTTAGTCTCCTCTAGACAAATGCCTTCCATTctttgagaaattttttaactttaaggCGCTTCTCCCCCTCATttaaccctctaacattccagGATAACAACAGAGGCACCCCCTTGACCCTGCTTTTGCTAGAACTTCCACCCACTGAATCATAATTAATGGAACAAGCCAATCTTTTTAATTCCCTTTGTCCTTTGTTGGCTGATTTGGAGATGGAAGCCCACTTCCCCCAGTAATGACTCATTTCAATAGTTGTTAACAACGCCATGAATTCCCCTTCAAAACTATCACAAGATAATCCTACACAGTGACCAATATCCTCCACCTTCTACCAGACCCAACTAAAGGTTATTGACCGTGAACAATCAGGACTGACAAACACACTAGGAGGACAGCAATACAAGGGCTCACGCACAACAGGTTCCTAACGAGAGCATAACATCAATTCTGAGCAAGGACTACTACTTTCTACACAACATCCAGCAAACGCAGCCAACGAACCAGACTCTTTATCACCCACAAgctcaatttccatatagaATTGGAGCTTACCTTCTCAACGGACTGATCCTCAAAAGCTAACTCACTGCCCACACTCAATAAGTTTCCCAGACCTGGAAAATCAGCAACAAAAACCATGCCCAAAGGCCAGGAGCTACGATCTGGCTTCACTATATGACCGCCAGCAAGTTCTGAGATTGGGGATGGGACAGAAGATTGCGCCTGAGTATCCACTGACGAAGACAAAACACCATCAGATACAAGGTTGCCACCATTGACCTCCGACGAAGGCAAAATGTCGTTGGCAACAATATTGCCACCAACATCCTCCGAGAACCCCATCAACTGCTCCTTGGCTGGTTCAGAACCTATCAGAAAAATCCTCAAAGACCCATCAGTATGACTGCGGCTCGGGCCTGCACCTGCACAGCCCACGCTAGTGCCCAAGCCCATCCCCATAGTAACACTAGCCCTCGCCCATGACTTCAGCCCTCCACTTAAGGATGGGTTTGAACCTGGCCCGCGTTGACCAAAAAACCCGAGCTACCATCTGAGCCCTTGCCTAAGACTCCCCACATCTTTTTTTCAACCCAACCTCAAAGACTTGGGTTTAAGGGCATCAGATGGGCCCAATTTCGGCCCCAACTCACCATTATCCACTGGACTAATTGTACGCCCTACAACGGGAAACCCAAGACTGTCCTCCCTTGTACCTTCCCCACTGCTAACCTACTGAACCAGCGACCCGGTAAAGTCATGGTTGGCTTTCCTCGACCGAATCAATGCCTCCTTGTACAAATTTCTACGCACCTCTACCCCTGATACGAGCTTTTTCTAATTTGGCAGTTGCACCACCATGCTTGACAAAGCATGGCCACAAGAAACCGAGTGAGATACTCCATACCCACCGCCGAATGATGGCTAGGCAAAATTAACACCTCTTCAACCACCACCGGAGGACTCCTCAAAAAAAGTTGCAACCTTTCACAGCTCAAGGAcacatcttttctatccctgcCCTTCTTGGCCCTCTGGTAGAACAATGAAGCCACGCCATTGACCACCACCATACTCCGCCAACCTCAAGTACCAACCATGTCAGTTCGAACACCTCTGCACTATGAAACCAGTACTGCCAACCCTCCAAGACTTCACAAACTACCCCAGCCCTCCTACGCGAATCAAAGCCTCAACCATCTCCGACAACCAAGCCACACTAGCCTTTCCCAAATGCACAGCATGAGAGACACCCAACTCCATTCGACGAAACTTAACACCGAACGTCCTTCCTATGCCGAAAGCACATACATCttggatttaacaaaaaaatgactCGAGTACCCCATCACACAACAATCAAAACTGAGAGTTGGAGATAGCGCCAGAACCGGCAACCCAACTTACACGACAATACACACGGGCACACCTAACgtgatggagagagagagagagagagagagagagagagtatgatTATTCCTACTAGCAaagagggggggaggggggggggggggggggtagagAGAAAATTAAGAACTCCTTTCTCTATGCTTTCAATTGTAAAAATCATATGATGACTATAACTCTACTCCCAAAATTGATGGAACACAATGAAATGCACCTAAGTCTGGTTAGATCGTGAAGGGGTTTTGGTTGGCGGGTTTTGTGACCGGGTGATTTTCTTCTCTGGCAATGGTACAAGTTTCTTATGGGTTGGCCGTCTGAGTTTGGGTATGGAGAAGGCGAAATCTTTCACCTTATTTGTGGATACAGGTACGACGAAGCTCCGGCTAcaagaaaggaggaaaagcTATGTTGGAGCTGTCTCTTCGGGCCCGAGGTGTGTGGCTTGGCTGATAGAGACGATGGAAGAGGTGCTGAGGCATATCGGTGTCGAGGAATTCGTGAGATCTACTCGAGAGGCTTCAAATGTCGTCACAGTCAAGAGGGGAGGTAATAGGGCCGGTCATTTTTTGGAGGTGGTGGTACAAGGTGAGGGGGGGACGGAGAGGGTTTATCATGCTACCGAAAGGTCGTGAAGGGCGAGGAAGGGGTAGATTCTCCGGGGAGCTGAGCAAGGTTTTGGCTTTTTTTGGAAGTCATGAAAGGTTCTCCCTTTTTCGGCCCTGGTCCTAGGGTGGAGCTGTCTTCTGAACCTCCGGCCTCCTTCACATAACACGCCTCAACAGTTGGGTGTAGTCGACTGAGAGGGAAACAGCCATGCTGCAGCTATTCCTTCAGCTATTGAGGAAGGGGGTAGGGTGGTTCAAAGCAAGAAGAAGACACTGCTTCCTCTCATGTGGGTGTGGAAGGGAAAATTCAAGAAGGTTTTAGGGGAATTGGACCGGACCATGGCTTCATTTTGGCCTGGCCTGGCCTGGTTTGGGTTGCAGTTTGGGCTAGGTCGCACGGGCAGGCCCGTTACCATCCGCAAGCCTTGTTGGACTGTTTCCAAACGGACTTGTATGCCCAATCCCAACTTTAGGGATGGGTCTGAGCCGAAAGAGTTGTCGGAGTCACCAGAGCTTTCAGATCAGGTTCTGAGAACAGCGAAGACGGTAACAGAGGATCTTCTGGAGGTGTCTCTAATGATAGGTGTAGCTCCAGTAAATCTAGAGGAGACTTCGAATGGGTCTGGTCCGTTGAGGTTAGATGGTGTCAATGGAGCCACCTCGTCGGCGGTTTTCATCCAAACAACGCCAAAACTCAAAACTCGGTCTATCCTTCCATAGTGACGGCGAGACTCAGTGACGGGGGAGATACACAAACCGGTTGTAAGTACTTTCCAATGAGGCTTTCATAATTCTTGAAAGCTGATAGTTTTGGGTAAAGCTCCAATTATGGCTTCTTCCCCCTCTATCCACTCAAACGTTTCTAGGTTGGTTCCAGAAGGTACGGACCCAAGCAAGTCTATAAAAACAGCTTCCATCTGTAGTTGGGAACACAGTGCAAGCGGAGGCTGTGTACCCCTCGAAAGGTAAAGGGTAAACCGGAGATTCAAAACTTGGAGTCTCCATTAACTATGATACAAAGGGCGCATCCAATAGGCAGGGGAAAGGTAAATTTCAAGCTGTTTAGCATTGAGGGCTTTGGGGGTTTATTCGTTTCATggggtttgggtttgagggtttgTCGGGTTTTAGGTTTGTGGGCCTTGGGTGGGAGGGCTTGGGTTTTCTACTCGTTTTGAAGCCTCCTGTGTATATTGCTTGTGTATTCACTATTCAAGGCACCTTttgcttttaataaattattattcatcaaaaaaaaaatgcacctaAATTAACAACTCC encodes:
- the LOC133872951 gene encoding protein EMBRYO SAC DEVELOPMENT ARREST 30 isoform X1, whose protein sequence is MIIKSKIKWVTLSLLTLSLLSLVAHLSVTKFSTVDLMQYSAMSGLHADFPNVVEKRFRNKKIWGVVQSLELLQPYANPRSSYPVPNEQSNGFIYAKIFGGFANIRSSICDLVAISRLLNATLVIPEIQESTRSKGISFKFKSFSYLYEEEQFIVSLKNDVIIVKSLPENLKAGRRRSEFPTFRPKSSASPKYYIEEILPKLKKAKVIGLILTDGGCLQSILPPSMAEFQRLRCRVAFHALQFRTDIQILGRRMVERLQGWGQPFLAFHPGLLRDTLAYHGCAELFQDVHTELIQYRRAQMIKRGIVSEELSVDSHLRRENGSCPLMPEEVGVLLRAMGYPPKTIIYLAGSETFGGQRVLIPLRGMFANLVDRTSLCSNKEFSDLVGPETPLPLDLFQMPPAKRDEQLKEEWKKAGPRPRPLPPPPDRPIYRHEKEGWYGWITETDTEPDPSPLDLRMQAHRLLWDALDYIVSVEADAFFSGFNNDGSGWPDFSNLVMGQRLYETASSRTYRPDRKILAELSNITRDNMFHPKHNWTLLVQEHLNKSLGEEGLIRQSLFSKPSSFLSHPLPECSCRVSSAEPPTQVKGNDGRTVYGGEDECPEWMQHGEKAVAFESTGEEGGKVDENEFQEYENDIVQLPESLDSGGKTNVTLVWDQDEEMDPND
- the LOC133872951 gene encoding protein EMBRYO SAC DEVELOPMENT ARREST 30 isoform X2, whose protein sequence is MNRAMVSFMQKFLICDLVAISRLLNATLVIPEIQESTRSKGISFKFKSFSYLYEEEQFIVSLKNDVIIVKSLPENLKAGRRRSEFPTFRPKSSASPKYYIEEILPKLKKAKVIGLILTDGGCLQSILPPSMAEFQRLRCRVAFHALQFRTDIQILGRRMVERLQGWGQPFLAFHPGLLRDTLAYHGCAELFQDVHTELIQYRRAQMIKRGIVSEELSVDSHLRRENGSCPLMPEEVGVLLRAMGYPPKTIIYLAGSETFGGQRVLIPLRGMFANLVDRTSLCSNKEFSDLVGPETPLPLDLFQMPPAKRDEQLKEEWKKAGPRPRPLPPPPDRPIYRHEKEGWYGWITETDTEPDPSPLDLRMQAHRLLWDALDYIVSVEADAFFSGFNNDGSGWPDFSNLVMGQRLYETASSRTYRPDRKILAELSNITRDNMFHPKHNWTLLVQEHLNKSLGEEGLIRQSLFSKPSSFLSHPLPECSCRVSSAEPPTQVKGNDGRTVYGGEDECPEWMQHGEKAVAFESTGEEGGKVDENEFQEYENDIVQLPESLDSGGKTNVTLVWDQDEEMDPND
- the LOC133872951 gene encoding protein EMBRYO SAC DEVELOPMENT ARREST 30 isoform X3, translating into MNRAMVSFMQKFLVGLQILDLRLLNATLVIPEIQESTRSKGISFKFKSFSYLYEEEQFIVSLKNDVIIVKSLPENLKAGRRRSEFPTFRPKSSASPKYYIEEILPKLKKAKVIGLILTDGGCLQSILPPSMAEFQRLRCRVAFHALQFRTDIQILGRRMVERLQGWGQPFLAFHPGLLRDTLAYHGCAELFQDVHTELIQYRRAQMIKRGIVSEELSVDSHLRRENGSCPLMPEEVGVLLRAMGYPPKTIIYLAGSETFGGQRVLIPLRGMFANLVDRTSLCSNKEFSDLVGPETPLPLDLFQMPPAKRDEQLKEEWKKAGPRPRPLPPPPDRPIYRHEKEGWYGWITETDTEPDPSPLDLRMQAHRLLWDALDYIVSVEADAFFSGFNNDGSGWPDFSNLVMGQRLYETASSRTYRPDRKILAELSNITRDNMFHPKHNWTLLVQEHLNKSLGEEGLIRQSLFSKPSSFLSHPLPECSCRVSSAEPPTQVKGNDGRTVYGGEDECPEWMQHGEKAVAFESTGEEGGKVDENEFQEYENDIVQLPESLDSGGKTNVTLVWDQDEEMDPND